One Luteimonas sp. MC1825 DNA segment encodes these proteins:
- a CDS encoding aldo/keto reductase — MPSRREFLSSASLAATGLALAPLVACSRDSGAGAGTPAAGAAQGAAAAAGAMLTRPIPSTGELIPVIGAGTSGSYEVPLASPEYSALKEVVRIFFEGGGSVIDTSPNYDNAEDVVGALLDEGGWRKRCFLATKLAADNRPALEAQWADSLRRLRTDKVELLAIHNLRNLAEAMPYARELKAQGLVKYIGLTHFQDNRHADLLQAMTAEKPDFIQVNYSVGSPAAASTLLPAAADQGVAVMVNRAFEDGKLFAEVGGRALPGWAAEAGIGSWAQMFLKFVISHPAVTVVIPATGKPERQADQLMAGHGALLTQAQQDEVVAIFI; from the coding sequence ATGCCATCCCGCCGCGAATTCCTGTCCTCCGCCTCCCTCGCCGCCACCGGCCTCGCACTTGCGCCGCTGGTCGCCTGCAGCCGCGACAGCGGCGCGGGCGCAGGCACTCCCGCCGCGGGCGCAGCGCAGGGCGCTGCCGCTGCGGCCGGCGCCATGCTCACGCGCCCCATCCCGTCCACCGGCGAGCTGATCCCCGTGATCGGCGCCGGCACCTCCGGCAGCTACGAGGTGCCGCTGGCGTCGCCGGAGTACAGCGCGCTCAAGGAGGTCGTGCGGATCTTCTTCGAAGGCGGCGGGAGCGTGATCGACACCTCGCCCAACTACGACAACGCCGAGGACGTCGTGGGCGCCCTGCTCGATGAAGGCGGCTGGCGCAAGCGCTGCTTCCTCGCCACCAAGCTCGCCGCCGACAACCGCCCGGCGCTCGAAGCGCAGTGGGCGGATTCGCTGCGCCGGCTGCGCACCGACAAGGTGGAGCTGCTCGCCATCCACAACCTGCGCAACCTGGCCGAGGCCATGCCGTATGCACGCGAGCTCAAGGCGCAGGGCCTGGTGAAGTACATCGGACTCACCCATTTCCAGGACAACCGCCACGCGGACCTGCTGCAGGCGATGACCGCGGAGAAGCCCGACTTCATCCAGGTCAATTACTCGGTCGGCTCGCCAGCCGCGGCGTCGACCCTGCTGCCCGCGGCGGCAGACCAGGGCGTCGCGGTGATGGTCAACCGCGCCTTCGAGGACGGCAAGCTGTTCGCCGAGGTGGGCGGACGCGCGCTGCCGGGTTGGGCGGCGGAAGCCGGCATCGGCTCGTGGGCGCAGATGTTCCTGAAGTTCGTGATCAGCCATCCGGCGGTCACCGTGGTCATTCCCGCCACCGGCAAACCCGAACGTCAGGCGGACCAGCTCATGGCCGGGCACGGCGCGCTGCTGACGCAGGCGCAGCAGGACGAAGTGGTCGCGATCTTCATCTGA